One segment of uncultured Fibrobacter sp. DNA contains the following:
- a CDS encoding FISUMP domain-containing protein, with protein sequence MKKLSYSVLFALLFAACGENDNSAAGVEQLESLSSNTEVEYLSSSAETELSSSAKISSSSAKEIPLGESSSSKMEDSSSSESAVPLSSQTKESSSSATASSSNSNNLSSDSAENSSSSVEDLSSSSEIDLSLISDDENTEGLICNEEGEKAKGLIDTSRTYYCRKEWGNMRWHNMDIHFGVVPIEEYVNKDFKYGTLIDPRDGRTYRTTEIGNQTWMAENLKFAKFTNGEADAVLENNLLNQTSCNLNEGNKIQYESECEDNGRRYSWTAAMNVSYVNQAGRVPEGEIWLEHQGVCPEGWHIPNNADWNELRSFISTREGNGNVAMSLQSIYGWGPGRLDKYGFTAFPIFVERSDNALFWSVDEYNSAKYEDRADCGYVFSLAKNSNELTAYYKQNKLYVRCIKNRGNVETINYDTTGLLSHTFERNQIFSSKAQYGSFQDERDGTVYKTVVVGDQEWFAENLNYKAIYGSSCYNNNAANCEVYGRLYKRKTAMAKQNDLYRDVCPIGWHIPSKKDWKILNDYVASQTDTPVGTALKSSVGFTSNEKSAPTGTNEFGFSAIAAGWDLSGRMSSEGVGAIFWISDRSDEAKDLLFRTETLDSLYLDKSLSFSLSVRCVKN encoded by the coding sequence ATGAAAAAACTTTCCTATAGCGTTTTGTTTGCCTTGCTGTTTGCTGCATGCGGAGAAAATGATAATTCTGCTGCTGGGGTAGAACAGTTAGAATCACTTAGTTCTAATACAGAGGTTGAATATTTGTCTAGCTCCGCTGAAACGGAACTGTCTTCGTCCGCGAAAATATCTTCGTCTTCCGCAAAAGAAATTCCTTTGGGAGAAAGTTCCTCTTCCAAAATGGAGGATTCTTCATCGAGCGAATCTGCTGTGCCGTTGAGTTCTCAAACAAAAGAATCTTCATCTAGTGCAACAGCGTCTTCTTCAAATTCAAACAATTTGTCCTCGGATTCTGCTGAAAATTCCTCGTCAAGCGTAGAGGACCTCTCGAGTTCTTCGGAAATAGATTTGAGCCTGATTTCAGATGACGAAAACACCGAAGGCCTGATTTGTAATGAGGAAGGTGAAAAGGCTAAAGGTCTTATTGATACGTCGAGAACATACTATTGTCGTAAAGAATGGGGGAATATGAGGTGGCACAATATGGACATTCATTTCGGAGTCGTTCCAATAGAAGAATATGTAAACAAGGATTTTAAATATGGAACCCTGATTGATCCCCGTGACGGTCGAACCTATAGGACTACGGAAATAGGGAATCAAACCTGGATGGCCGAAAATCTTAAATTCGCCAAGTTCACTAATGGAGAGGCGGATGCCGTTCTTGAAAATAATTTGCTTAATCAGACAAGCTGTAATTTGAACGAAGGAAATAAAATACAATACGAAAGTGAATGTGAAGATAATGGCCGTCGGTATAGTTGGACTGCTGCTATGAACGTAAGTTATGTGAACCAAGCCGGTAGAGTCCCTGAAGGTGAAATCTGGCTTGAACACCAGGGGGTGTGTCCAGAAGGGTGGCATATTCCGAATAATGCAGACTGGAATGAACTGAGATCTTTTATCAGTACACGGGAAGGCAATGGTAATGTTGCTATGAGCCTACAATCTATATATGGATGGGGTCCAGGTAGGCTTGATAAATATGGGTTCACTGCATTCCCTATTTTTGTTGAGCGATCTGACAATGCTTTATTTTGGAGCGTTGATGAATACAATTCTGCTAAATATGAGGACCGTGCAGATTGTGGCTATGTATTTAGTCTAGCAAAGAATTCGAATGAACTTACTGCGTATTACAAGCAAAACAAACTGTATGTCCGCTGTATAAAAAATCGAGGAAATGTTGAAACTATAAATTACGATACAACAGGTTTGTTGTCGCATACATTTGAACGAAATCAAATCTTTTCTTCGAAAGCTCAATATGGTTCGTTTCAGGATGAACGCGATGGAACAGTTTATAAAACTGTCGTTGTCGGTGACCAGGAGTGGTTTGCCGAGAATCTAAATTACAAAGCCATCTATGGAAGTTCCTGCTACAACAATAATGCGGCGAATTGTGAAGTCTATGGGCGACTTTATAAACGAAAAACAGCAATGGCGAAACAGAATGATTTGTATCGAGACGTTTGTCCTATAGGGTGGCATATTCCATCGAAAAAAGACTGGAAAATCTTGAATGATTACGTGGCTTCACAGACGGATACTCCGGTAGGGACTGCTTTGAAATCGTCGGTTGGTTTCACCTCTAATGAAAAATCTGCGCCAACGGGAACAAATGAATTTGGCTTTTCTGCGATTGCTGCTGGATGGGACTTGTCGGGAAGAATGTCAAGCGAAGGAGTTGGTGCGATATTTTGGATAAGCGACCGATCGGATGAGGCGAAAGATCTATTGTTCCGGACAGAAACTCTCGATTCTCTCTATCTTGATAAATCGTTATCTTTTAGCTTGTCGGTTCGCTGCGTCAAGAATTAA